In Formosa haliotis, the sequence GTTCATATTATGTAGTAATAATGAAACCAACTTTATAAAGATCGATGCCAATGAAACCCGATTCTGGGTTTTAAAAATTCCTGTTATTAAAAAGGAACGTATTGATTTACTAGAAGGTCTTATTGAAGAAATACCAGCCTTTCTAAATTTCCTAAATACTAGAGAACTAGAATCTCAAAATATCACTCGCATGTGGTTCACGCCAAGACAAATAAAAACTCCTGCTCTTTTAAGATTGGTTCAAAATAATAGAAATCGTGTAGAAAAGGAATTGGCCAGTATTCTGTTCGGAATTATAGAAAAGTTTGAGTTAGAAGAAATTCAATTGTGTCCAATGGATGCGTTAAGTGCTTTAAACAGAACACGAGTAAAAACCGACTTGACTCAACTTAGGCGATTACTGAAACACGATTGGAATTTAACCAATCAGCCGAACTCTAACAGCTATCAAAAATTTATGATTTTACAGGATGGTACTGAGATTTTAACCGAAAATAAGGGGCGCTATTTTACCATTACTAAAGAGTTTTTACTTGAAAATTTTGATGAAACGATGACAGGATTGTAAAACCCTAGTATTTACAAGGGTTAAGCTGTCATCAAAATACTCATCAAACGGTCATCAAAATAGAGAATGATGACAAAAACTAAAAATGAAAATATAAAAATGATGAAACGATGAATTATTGATGACTTGATATTTCTAGGTATAGATAGAGATTCAAGAGGTTGTCATCAATTCATCAAAAAAAATCTAAAAACATATTGCCTTATGAAAACAAAAAAATTACCTGTGAAACTGCCCGATCATTATCTATAATGGATGCCTTAGCAATGCTTGGCCACTTTCCTTCTCGAGAACGACAACAAGACGCCTGGTTTCTTAGTCCATTTCGTACAGAAACCCACGCCTCATTTAAGGTATCAAAACAATTAAACCGTTGGTATGATCACGGCATAGGTAAAGGCGGAAACATCATTGATTTGGTATGTGCCATTTTAAAAATTTCTGTAGCAGATGCCTTGCTTATCCTAGCCAAATTAAAAACAGTGAATTATGAAATAAGGCCACCAATCCATACTAATAAAAATCAGTCCTCTAAATTAAAAATTTTAGAAACAAAAGAGATTCAGCATGGAGCACTAATTACATATCTGAAGAAAAGGAAAATCCCCTACTCCTTGGCAAAACAGTATTGTAAAGAAGCGCATTTCCAATTCGGATCAAAACATTTATTTTCAATCGGTTTTGCAAATATTTCAGGTGGATGGGAATTACGTAATCCCTATTTTAAAAGTTGTGCTTCACCCAAAGATATTACGCTTTTAAAAAATGGAAACAATACTCTAATCGTAACTGAAGGAATGTTCGATTTTCTTTCCATTCTAACCGCATTTCCTGAATTGGAAACATCAAGAGATTTTGCTGTATTGAATTCCTTAAGTCTTATAAATAGAACCTGGAACATTTTAGAAAACTATGATACGATTGAACTTTATTTGGATCGTGATCAAGCAGGACGAAAAGCAACAGCTCTGTATTTAGAAAAACATTGTAATACAAATTGTATTGATAAATCGATTATTTATAGTGGTTTTAGCGACGTAAATGATTGGCTTGTAAAACGGAAACTTGAATTAAAGTAGAGCGTAAAGCAAGATGTGTGGCTGTAGCCACAATCTTGCTTTACTCCCGATGGTCGCAAAGAACTAAACAAGATGAAACGAACCTTAATAAGATTTAGATGTAGCGTTTACGAAAAGAAATTTTTAAACGCCAAAGCCAAACATGCAGGAATATCTTTAAGTGCGTTCTGCAGACGTACACTAATGGAAAAAGAGTTAACCCAGCGGATGACAGAAGATCATATAATGATCTATAAAATGCTAGTTACTTACCATAATAATTTCAAACGGATTGGGAATATGTATCGCGTTGCGAATCCAAAATTAGAAGAAGAAGTTTTGGTTGTGGCTAGAGAAATCCAGTCGCATTTAAAAAAATAACATCATGATAGGTAAAGGCACTGCTATATCGAGTACTAAGGCAGCTATTGGTTATGGAAACGATCATGAAAAGGGAGCGGAAACCGTATATAGTCATTTAATTACTGGAGAACATCCAGATGAAATCGCTAAAGAATTTAGAGCCATTCAGTCACTTAACGACAATTGTCAACGAAACACTTTTAGTTTTGTTTTGAGTCCGACTGTTGAAGACGGAAAAACATTAGACAATAAAGCGCTTGGACATATAGCCTCTAAATTTCTTGAAGATATGAAATTAGCAGACCGACAAGCCATTGCTTTTGTGCATCATGATAAAGCACATAAACATATTCATTTGTATGTTAATCGTATAGATTTAAATGGTAAGGCTTATAACGATAGTTTTATTGGAAAACGTAGCCAACTTGCTGCAGAGCGAGTCGCTAAGGATCTTGGATTACAAACCGTTAAAGATATTCGCCAGCAACGGCTTCTTCAATTAAAAAGTATTCGAACAGAAATCAAAACCATTCATTCTGAAGTCCTTTTGAAGCATAAGCCAAAGTCTATAGATTCTTATATGAAATTGATGCAGGAAAAAGAGGTTAAAGTCGTTCCGTATATTAATAAATCTAATCAATTACAAGGGTTCCGGTTTGAGTTTAAAGGGCATAATTTAAAAGCTAGTGAGGTGCATCGATCCTTATCTGGAGGGCGCCTTATACAAAGTTTGAATGCACAAACTTATAAGTCTATCCTCGACAAAAAGGACAATAGCATTCTCATTCAAGGAAGCAAATTGGCGCTATCTGGAAATTTATTGCAGAGCCTGACAAAGAAAGTATTAAAACAAGCGATTAAAAAGGTAATTGAAACAGGAATAGGGATATGACAAAACTAGAAATTATATCAGAATTATTGGTTGAAGAGTTACATGAATTCAAGAACCAAGCACAGCGTGTGGAACAGGCTTCAAAGACCTTAAAGGACGTTAGAATTAAAGCGGATAGTTCCGAAATCATAATGATTTTAAAGGAATTTCTAAAAAAACAGGAACACGTTCAAACCTTACAAAAAGAGCAACACAAAGAACTTTTGGAAAGACTAAAAAATGCAAGGATTATCCCAAATTGGTTATTAATTCTAGTTACTGTATTTTTTATTTCATTAGCTCTTATTATAGGCTATTTATTAATTATACTATTGAAAACAGAAGGGTTTGAATAGAACCGTTGATTACAATTTTCCATTAAATAAGACTGTAAGTTTAATGTTGCATCGTATACTTGCATTATTTGACGCAACATTAGCATCGATTAATTTTGATATGCAACGAATAAAGTTTATTTTCGTTGCAAATTTTGCATCGAATGAAAGCGTTTATACACCAAAAAGATAATTGGCCAGAATTTTCATGGGAAAGTAATGAATTTATAAGTCTGTTAAGTGAAGCTAGAAATCTTCAAGGTAGACTTTTAGGAAAAATGGAAACGTTAGGTTTCGATTTAAGGAATGAGGCTTTGCTTGAAACGCTGACTTTAGATGTTATAAAAACTTCAGAGATTGAAGGAGAAATTCTGAATCCAGACCAAGTACGTTCTTCAATTGCTCGTCGGTTAGGAATGGAAATCGTAGGATCAATTGAATCCGATAGACATATTGATGCTGTAGTAGAAATGATGCTTGATGCCACTCAACATTGTTTTGAACCACTAACAAAAGATAGACTATTTGATTGGCATGCGGCTTTATTTCCTACAGGTAGAAGTGGTATGTATAAAATCACCGTTGCAAACTGGAGGCAAGATACCACGGGGCCAATGCAAGTTGTATCTGGAGCTATGGGAAAAGAGAAAATTCATTTTCAAGCACCAGACTCTGATGTATTGGATGAAGAAATGACACGATTCCTTGATTGGTTTAATACCTCAAAAACTGATTTAGTTTTAAAGGCAGCAATTGCACACCTATGGTTTGTGACGATCCATCCTTTTGATGATGGAAACGGAAGAATAACCAGAGCATTAACAGATATGCTTTTGGCACAATCTGATAAAAGTACCCAGCGATTTTATAGTATGTCTGCACAAATACGATTAGAAAGAAAGCAATATTACAAGATACTTGAAGAAACACAGAAAGGTGATTTGGATATAACACCATGGATTATCTGGTTTTTAAATTGTTTAATTAACGCTTTAAAAGCTACAGATTCTGTATTGACACGAGTCTTGGCAAAAGCAGAGTTTTGGCAAAAGCATTTAAAAACTCCAATTAATGAAAGACAAAGAAAACTATTAAATAGATTAATGGATGGATTTAATGGGAAACTAACATCCTCCAAATGGGCTAAAATAGCAAAGTGCTCTAAAGATTCTGCCGTTCGTGATATTAATGATTTAATAGAAAAAGGTATTTTACAAAAGAAGCTGCAGGAGGAAGAAGCACTAATTATGAATTGATAGGCATGCCTTCTGAGAACAATCCGAAATAGGCTACTTAATACTTACTTTGATTATAATTAAAATGAATTACTAATTGTAATTTCGAAAGCGCCCAATGCTATTTCTATTTTACGTTAATCTGCCTGAACACTATAAAAATAGCACAGGATCCACGCGCAGTTAAGTTATGGGAGATTTGGGGTGATCCAAACTTAATAGAATGATTTAGTAAAAATTATTTAAAATTTTCAACCCCTTCCTCTAACCAAGCTTTATAGTCTGGTACATCTGGCAGATAGCCTACAGGCTCTACCAACTTGTCTTCGTTATGATCGATGATCACGTAAAATGGTTGGGAGTTCGACTTGTATTTTATGGTTTGTAATTCACTCCATTTTTGTCCGATATACTTTAACTGCTTGCCTGGTTTTAATTGCGACTCTGTAACTTCTTCGGGTTCTAATTCGCGCTTATCATCTACATACAACGAAATTAAAACCACATCGTTTTTAAGGATATTTAAAACACCTGGATCTGGCCATACATTTTGTTCCATTTTTCGGCAGTTTACACAGGCCCAACCTGTAAAATCTAACATCACCGGTTTTCCTACTTTTTTGGCATAGGCTAACCCCGTATCGTAATCGTTAAAGGCCATAATATCGTGTGGTGCTAATAAATGGGCGCCTTCTGGTAAATCGCCATGAGCCGCTGCACTACCGCCTGACCCTAACTTGGAGAATCCAACACCATAAGGAGATTCGCTGTATTCTAATGGCGGCGGAAAAGCACTAATTAAATTTAAAGGTGCTCCCCAAAGGCCTGGAATCATATAAATAGTAAAACTTAATACGATCAAGCCTAAACTTAACCGCCCTACCGAAATATGTGTTAATGGCGAATCGTGTGGCAATTGAATTTTTCCGAATAAATAAAAAGCTAAGGCTCCAAAAATGGCAATCCAAATCGCGATAAAGACCTCGCGCTCTAATATGTGAAGTTGTAATACTAAATCGGCCTGACTTAAAAATTTAAACGCTAAAGCCAACTCTAAAAATCCTAAAACAACTTTTACGGTGTTTAACCAACCTCCAGATTTTGGTAATGAATTTAACCATCCTGGAAAAGCAGCAAATAAGGCAAATGGTAACGCTATGGCTAGCGAGAAACCAAACATTCCTATAATTGGAGCAGAACCTCCTTTTGATGCCGATTCTACTAATAAGGTTCCTACAATAGGTCCGGTACAAGAGAACGACACAATAGCCAATGCTAAGGCCATAAAGAAAATCCCAACAAGTCCGCCACGGTCTGCTTGAGAATCGACTTTATTTGCCCATGAGTTTGGCAAAACAATTTCGAAAGCTCCCAAGAATGAAAAGGCAAAAACTACCAGTAGAATAAAGAAAATAACATTAAACCATACGTTGGTTGCCAAAGCATTTAAGGCACTTGCGCCAAAAATTCCGGTGACTGCTGTCCCTAATAACACATAAATTACAATAATGCTTATCCCGTAAATAATGGCATTCTTTATACCTGCGGCTTTAGTTTTACTTTGTTTGGTAAAAAAGCTCACCGTCATAGGAATCATAGGGAACACACAAGGTGTTAACAAGGCTGCAAAGCCCGATAAAAACGCAATAAAAAAGATAGACCAAAGTCCTTTGCTGGTGGCCGATTTCTCGGTTTTATCTATACTTTTCTCTAATGTTTCCGCTGGAATAACCTCAGATTTTGTTTCGGTAGCTAAGGCTTTTTTATCGCCAAGCTGAAACTCTAAATCTATTTCGGTAGGTGGTAAACATCGGGTATCATCGCAGACCATAAACTCCACAATACCGTTGATTGTTGCCGTGGCTTGCGACAGGTTAATATTTTGAACAAATGTCGCTTCGCCTTCAAAAAATTTAATTTCCATTTCGAATACCGGATCTTGAACGGTATGTCCTTCCCCTTCTTTTGTATTGCCGTTTATCGTGAAATTCTCTTCAGAATTATCGTAGATAAAAGTTGTAGGAATGGGTCCGCCATCGGGCACTGTTTGCGAATATAAATGCCAACCTGCGTCGATATGTGCTGTAGAAATTAGGTTGTATTCGGTATCGGATATTTTTTCTACCGAAGTGCTCCATTTTACGGGATCTAGAATTTGGGCGTTTACAAAACCTAAAGTTAAAAATGCTAAAGCAATTATTAATTTTTTCATGGAATGATTTCTTAATTATTTATATTAAATACTAAATTAACCTCTGTAGGTGGTAAACACCGACTATCATCACAGACCATAAATTCAACTGATGCGTTTAATATTAAAGGCTTAGGTTTTTTTAATTTAATGCGCTGCTTGAATTTTGCTTGCGTTTCAAAAAATTTAATTTTCATATTAAAAATTGGATCATTAATAATATGCCCTGGATCTTCATTCGTATTTCCCTTTTTCAAATAATTTGGATTACTATTAAATAAAAACGTTGTAGCAATCGGTCCGTTTTCTGGTACATTTTGAGAATATAAATGCCAGCCAGAATCAATACTAGCGATAGCAATTAATTCAAATTCAGTATTTGATATTTTCACTACTTCTGTAGACCATTTTACTGGTTCAAAAATTTGTGCATTCCCGATCGTTGTGATTATTAATAGAAGTAATATTATTAGTTTTTTCATGTTTTTTACGTTGATTTTTTGAGAAGGGTTGCTCGTAAAAACAACCCTTTTAAATCCTTCTAATTCGCACTATAATTACTTACTTGACTAATTCATTTAATTTAAAATAGGACAAATAAAGAGGGATTTCTTTTTTAAAAAAGGATTCTTCCTTTTCCTTTATAAAACCCGATTTAATTATTATTTATTTAAATCTATATACTTTTTGATGGAAGTATAAATCCATTTTATTTACATACTTCGAGCTTCTATAAGCTTAGTATATTGATATAATTAGGCTATAGACCTCTTTAAACAAAACCTAAAAAAGTACCTGCCAAACCATCAGTTGTTGAAAACAAACTTTAACTCCCCCAGTTAAGTCTGTTTATTTACAAGAAATTTGAGTAAACTCCTCGATTATACAATAGTTTTTGAAATATGTAACGTAATATTATATACTTAATTGATCAAATAATTCTATCAGTTCTTTTTCAGAAGGTCTAGGTGCATTGGCTTTTACAATGTTTCCTTCTGGATCTAACAGAATAAATTGAGGAATGCCCATAATTTTATAATCGCTAATAAACTTAGTATTGAAATCGTTGTCAGTAATTAACTGGATGCCTCCTAACTTTTCATCGGCAATCATTTTTTTCCATTTGGCTTTATCCTTCTGCTTATCTGTTGAAATACTAACAAACTGAATATTTTTGTCGTGATATTTCTCTTCTACCTCTTTTAAAAAGGAATCTCATATTTACAAGGTCCGCACCAAGTAGCCCAAACATCTATATATACATATTTACCTTTTAAATCGTTTAATGATGTGGTGCCTCCAGCATAATTCTCATAATTCTCAAATTTTGGAGAAGGTTGTCCGGCATCTAACACTTTTAAAGACTCGAACAATTCATTGATTCGAGCAATGTGACTTTGATTTGTTGATGCTTTTAAGAATTCTTTTAAATCTTTGTCTTTATCCTTAGACATTGGGAGCCTCATGGATATGCTTTTATACAACTCTCCATTTTTAATGATTTCACTTTTAATTTCAAAAAGCGCTTTAGCTTGAGCTTCAGGGTAAGGCAATGAATCTTTTTGATAAAACTCGTAGGCTCTTTTTTGAATGCTACCCCCAACAATACCTTGGTAATCTGAAGAATACAAATAATCTTCTCCATTATCCAAAGCCAATTCATTCAATTCTTTATTAAAATTGTCTGAAGCCTTAAATTCTCTGTTTTTACTTAAATACCCATACATTTTTTCATAACTTGCTTTCTTTGATAAGCGACCATAATTTATTGCACGTAGTTCCTTTGCTTTAATTTCTTCTGGAATTTCTTTTAAGGCCTTTAATTTACTTTCCAAATCATTCTGAAAGTCTGATATTTTAGCAACAAAAGCTGCCTCTTCAACATTAAAACTAGCCTCTCTATTCATCATAAAATCATATTCCTTATTTGCCTTATAAGCGTAATAATTATTTAATGCTGTATCATCGCCAGAAAACTGTAATGTTTCATAAAACTTTTTAGCATCTGCACTAAAATGGATTGTAGCGCCTTTTTCTAAATACGGTGCAATCCTACCTTGTTCAAAACGAATACCATACAAACCATTTTCAGGAATATAAAGTGTATCTGTAAATTTTCCGGTATCCATGACGTTAATGGTTTTTGTAAAACCATTTAAAGAAGAAATTTTTAATTCACCGCCATTTGTGTTGCTTATGGACCCCGAAAGGATAACATAATTTGCAGGTGCTTCTTGTTTGCATGCCCAAAGCACTACAAGTGCTAAAACTATTAATGTGTGTTTTTTCATTTTTAAATTATTTTAATTTAGAACTAAATCGATGGTCTTTATTTCTGGTGGAAAACATTTACGCAAATCGCAGGTTTGATAGTATATTCCACTACTTATAACATCTCCCTTTTTAAAATTATTCACAGAACAATATTGAACAAAAACAATAGTACCTTCATATATATAAATCCCTTCTTCATAAGGCGTACTATTGGGGCTCTCCCAATCTTTAATTTTAGTCACCCCGTTTGGAAGCGATAACCTCAAATCGGATGCTATATATGGTTGTGTTTCCGGCACATACGCATAAATATGCCAACCGTCCAAAAGCGTTGCCTTCATTATTACGGCCAATTGAGATTTATTATCGGACCAAACTAAATCTGCCTGTAATGCTAACGGATCCATATGGTTTGGTATAGCTTCACTAAATTGAACAGATGCTTGTTCAACTTTCTTTATTAAATCTGGCAAAATTGCAGTTTTTTGCGCCCAACCATTTCCAATGATTAAAAAGAACGTAACGATAATTAACCTATAGTTCATAGTATTGAATTGTTTTCGATTAATTAGATTTATTTGAAACAATATCCGCTTCATTTCTTGGTCTTACTTTCGGGTTTGCGTTTGCATCGTTTACCATCCAAACAAACCCACCAGATTCTGTAAAAAACATATTATTTTTATACGTA encodes:
- a CDS encoding relaxase/mobilization nuclease domain-containing protein; this encodes MIGKGTAISSTKAAIGYGNDHEKGAETVYSHLITGEHPDEIAKEFRAIQSLNDNCQRNTFSFVLSPTVEDGKTLDNKALGHIASKFLEDMKLADRQAIAFVHHDKAHKHIHLYVNRIDLNGKAYNDSFIGKRSQLAAERVAKDLGLQTVKDIRQQRLLQLKSIRTEIKTIHSEVLLKHKPKSIDSYMKLMQEKEVKVVPYINKSNQLQGFRFEFKGHNLKASEVHRSLSGGRLIQSLNAQTYKSILDKKDNSILIQGSKLALSGNLLQSLTKKVLKQAIKKVIETGIGI
- the mbpA gene encoding mobilization protein MbpA; amino-acid sequence: MKRTLIRFRCSVYEKKFLNAKAKHAGISLSAFCRRTLMEKELTQRMTEDHIMIYKMLVTYHNNFKRIGNMYRVANPKLEEEVLVVAREIQSHLKK
- a CDS encoding DUF6730 family protein, whose product is MTKLEIISELLVEELHEFKNQAQRVEQASKTLKDVRIKADSSEIIMILKEFLKKQEHVQTLQKEQHKELLERLKNARIIPNWLLILVTVFFISLALIIGYLLIILLKTEGFE
- a CDS encoding Fic family protein; this encodes MKAFIHQKDNWPEFSWESNEFISLLSEARNLQGRLLGKMETLGFDLRNEALLETLTLDVIKTSEIEGEILNPDQVRSSIARRLGMEIVGSIESDRHIDAVVEMMLDATQHCFEPLTKDRLFDWHAALFPTGRSGMYKITVANWRQDTTGPMQVVSGAMGKEKIHFQAPDSDVLDEEMTRFLDWFNTSKTDLVLKAAIAHLWFVTIHPFDDGNGRITRALTDMLLAQSDKSTQRFYSMSAQIRLERKQYYKILEETQKGDLDITPWIIWFLNCLINALKATDSVLTRVLAKAEFWQKHLKTPINERQRKLLNRLMDGFNGKLTSSKWAKIAKCSKDSAVRDINDLIEKGILQKKLQEEEALIMN
- a CDS encoding protein-disulfide reductase DsbD domain-containing protein, with product MNYRLIIVTFFLIIGNGWAQKTAILPDLIKKVEQASVQFSEAIPNHMDPLALQADLVWSDNKSQLAVIMKATLLDGWHIYAYVPETQPYIASDLRLSLPNGVTKIKDWESPNSTPYEEGIYIYEGTIVFVQYCSVNNFKKGDVISSGIYYQTCDLRKCFPPEIKTIDLVLN
- a CDS encoding toprim domain-containing protein — protein: MSSIHQKKSKNILPYENKKITCETARSLSIMDALAMLGHFPSRERQQDAWFLSPFRTETHASFKVSKQLNRWYDHGIGKGGNIIDLVCAILKISVADALLILAKLKTVNYEIRPPIHTNKNQSSKLKILETKEIQHGALITYLKKRKIPYSLAKQYCKEAHFQFGSKHLFSIGFANISGGWELRNPYFKSCASPKDITLLKNGNNTLIVTEGMFDFLSILTAFPELETSRDFAVLNSLSLINRTWNILENYDTIELYLDRDQAGRKATALYLEKHCNTNCIDKSIIYSGFSDVNDWLVKRKLELK
- a CDS encoding TlpA family protein disulfide reductase, with amino-acid sequence MQFVSISTDKQKDKAKWKKMIADEKLGGIQLITDNDFNTKFISDYKIMGIPQFILLDPEGNIVKANAPRPSEKELIELFDQLSI
- a CDS encoding protein-disulfide reductase DsbD family protein, whose product is MKKLIIALAFLTLGFVNAQILDPVKWSTSVEKISDTEYNLISTAHIDAGWHLYSQTVPDGGPIPTTFIYDNSEENFTINGNTKEGEGHTVQDPVFEMEIKFFEGEATFVQNINLSQATATINGIVEFMVCDDTRCLPPTEIDLEFQLGDKKALATETKSEVIPAETLEKSIDKTEKSATSKGLWSIFFIAFLSGFAALLTPCVFPMIPMTVSFFTKQSKTKAAGIKNAIIYGISIIVIYVLLGTAVTGIFGASALNALATNVWFNVIFFILLVVFAFSFLGAFEIVLPNSWANKVDSQADRGGLVGIFFMALALAIVSFSCTGPIVGTLLVESASKGGSAPIIGMFGFSLAIALPFALFAAFPGWLNSLPKSGGWLNTVKVVLGFLELALAFKFLSQADLVLQLHILEREVFIAIWIAIFGALAFYLFGKIQLPHDSPLTHISVGRLSLGLIVLSFTIYMIPGLWGAPLNLISAFPPPLEYSESPYGVGFSKLGSGGSAAAHGDLPEGAHLLAPHDIMAFNDYDTGLAYAKKVGKPVMLDFTGWACVNCRKMEQNVWPDPGVLNILKNDVVLISLYVDDKRELEPEEVTESQLKPGKQLKYIGQKWSELQTIKYKSNSQPFYVIIDHNEDKLVEPVGYLPDVPDYKAWLEEGVENFK
- a CDS encoding TlpA family protein disulfide reductase — translated: MKKHTLIVLALVVLWACKQEAPANYVILSGSISNTNGGELKISSLNGFTKTINVMDTGKFTDTLYIPENGLYGIRFEQGRIAPYLEKGATIHFSADAKKFYETLQFSGDDTALNNYYAYKANKEYDFMMNREASFNVEEAAFVAKISDFQNDLESKLKALKEIPEEIKAKELRAINYGRLSKKASYEKMYGYLSKNREFKASDNFNKELNELALDNGEDYLYSSDYQGIVGGSIQKRAYEFYQKDSLPYPEAQAKALFEIKSEIIKNGELYKSISMRLPMSKDKDKDLKEFLKASTNQSHIARINELFESLKVLDAGQPSPKFENYENYAGGTTSLNDLKGKYVYIDVWATWCGPCKYEIPF
- a CDS encoding protein-disulfide reductase DsbD domain-containing protein translates to MKKLIILLLLIITTIGNAQIFEPVKWSTEVVKISNTEFELIAIASIDSGWHLYSQNVPENGPIATTFLFNSNPNYLKKGNTNEDPGHIINDPIFNMKIKFFETQAKFKQRIKLKKPKPLILNASVEFMVCDDSRCLPPTEVNLVFNINN